The region GAAAAAGGCTTGTCTGAAATTTTGAGAGTACTTAAACCTAATGGACAGTTTATTATTTTAGAAACATCGGTTCCAACTAAATTTCCGTTCAAGCAAGGGTATTTTATTTACACTAATTTTGTTATGCCTACCATCGGAAAATTGTTTTCAAAAGATCAAAAAGCGTACAAATATTTGTCTACTTCTGCACAAAATTTTCCTTTTGGCGAAGCTTTAAACAATATTTTGAGAAAAATTGGGTTTATAGATGTTGTAGACTTACCACAGACTATGGGAGTTGCAACTATATATAAAGCATCAAAAAAATAAAAAATGAAGTTTAACTATCTTTTACTACTATTAATTTGTACCCAAACAAGCTTTGCTCAATTTGGTTTGTTTGGAAAAAATCCATTAATAAATCAAGAAAACTTTGATAAACAAAGAGTGCATTGGGGTTATTTTTTGGGCTTTAATAGTTATGATTTTAAATTTGATTATTTAACAGTAGGTAAAGATATTGAGGTGAAATCAAATACTGGTTTTAGTGTTGGATTAGTTGGGAATTTAAGAATTAATGATTATTTTGATGTACGATTTGAACCAGGTTTTTATGCCACTCAACGAAATTTAACGTATCCAAATATTGAAGATAGTGTAGACCGTCTGAGGGAAGTTAAGGCGTCTAATTTACATTTTCCACTATTGTTAAAATATTCAGCTTTACGAACTGGAAACATCAAACCATACATTGTTGGCGGTTTTTCAAGAACACTTAATTTAGGTAGTAATGCCAATGCACAAGACGATAATTATACAAATCGTTTTAGAGTGAAAAAATGGACAACTAATTATGAAGTTGGTTTTGGAATCGATTTATATTTGGAATATTTTAAATTTTCTCCATCAATTAGAGGTGTTTTCGGAATGGGAGACGAATTAATTCGCGATAATAATCCAAATAGTCCTTGGACAGGAAATATTCAATCTATGAAAACAAGGGCAGTATTTATTAATTTTACGTTCCATTAATATAGACGCTTTTTAAATTCTGAAAGTATAATTGCTGTAGCTGTTGCAACGTTTAAGCTTTCCGTTACTTGTAAATTTCCAAATCGAGGTATGCTGATTTTTTGTGTTATAAGTTTTTCTACAGATTTACTTATGCCATTCGCTTCATTTCCCATAACAATAATTCCATGTGAAGGTAATTCTAAATTATAAATAGAATCACCTTCCATAAATGTTCCAAAAACAGGGATTTTAGAACTGCTTAAAAAATCTTCTAATTGTTTGTAAATGACTTCTACTCGGGCCAAAGAACCCATGGTGGCCTGAACAACTTTAGGATTGTAAATGTCAACCGTTTCAGGAGAACAAACTATTTTTTGAATTCCAAACCAATCGCATAAACGGATTATTGTTCCCATATTTCCAGGGTCTCTAATAGTGTCTAAGGCAAGAATTAATTGGTCTTCAGATGAAAATTTTATTTCTTTAATTTTAAAAACAGCCAAACAGTCATTTGGGGTTGTTAAGGCAGAAATTTTTTTTAATTCTGATTCTGAAATGAGTGTGCTAGGCCATTTATTTTCAAAAATACCCTCTTGTGTAACAAATAATGAAACCAATTCAAAATCGGCATGAATTAATTCAGAAATTACTTTTCTACCCTCCGCAATGAAAAGTTGATGGATTTTTCGGTATTTTTTTTGTTGTAAACTTGTAATAAGTTTAATTTGGTTTTTGCTAACCATAAAAAATTGTATTTTTGAATAAATTTTATGCGCTTGAAATATCAGTCATCAAAAATAGTATTATTTTTTCTTATTAGCTTATTTTTTTACTCTTGTTCTGAGGTAAGAAAAATGCATAAGAATCAATATTTATTACATCAAAATAAAATCATAGTTAATGATAAGGAATCTAATTTAGAAGAGTTAGAAATTCAATTGTATCAAAAACCCAACAGTAAATTGCTTGGATATAAACTAAGATTGCAGTTGTATAACTTAAGTAGAAAAAATTCGGATTCAACCTATCGAGTTTGGTTAGAAAAGAAACCAAATAGAATGGAGAGAATGAAAAAAATCTACTCTAAAAAACAAGTTGACAGACTTGGGAAATCCTTTTTGGTTTCAGGATATAGCGAATTCTTAAAAAAAGTAGGAGAAGCTCCTGTTGTTATGGATACTGCAAAAATTACGCGCTCTAAAAAAAGATTGAATTTGTATTTTTATAATAGAGGATTTTATGATGCAAAAGTAGAGGCGAAAATAGATACGTTGAGTAAAAGAAAAACAAAGGTTTCTTATTTCGTAAAAACAGGCGATGTTTATGTTATAGATAGTGTGTTTAGAAAAATTCAAACACCTGTAGTGGATTCTATGTACCAAGCAATTTCTGGGAGTTCATTAGTTGAAAAAGGAAAGCCTTTTACTGCCCAAATGGAGGATGATGAAAAAAATAGAATTACCAAAGAATTTAGGGATAATGGCTTGTATTATTTTGAAAAAACAAATATTAATTACGATGCGGATTCTATTGGAAAAGAGAAAAAATTAAATTTAATTGTTCGTATTGATAATAAAAAAATCAAACAAGGCGATAGTTTAATTAGCAAACCTTTTAAAATATATAAAATAGGTCGTGTTAATATTTTTACGGATCGACAAACTAATGATAAAACATCGGTAATTGATAGTACTACCTATAAAAATTTACATATCTACAGTTCTGGAAAATTAAAATACAGACCAAAAACGTTAGCTGATGCTATTTTTATAGAAGAAGGAGAAGTTTTTAGTGATAAAAATAAAGTGTTGACAGGAAAAGCATTGTCTAATTTTAAAGTTTTTTATTTCCCAAGAATCCAATATGTTGAAAATAATAACGACAGTAATACTTTAACGGCAAATATTATTTTATCACCATTAAAGCGTCGTCAATTTGTTATAAAAGCTGATGTAACAACTTCAAACATTCAAGATTTCGGAATTTCTGGATATATGGGTGTTACTTTTAGAAATGTATTTAAAGGCGCCGAAATATTAGATTTTTCTATGCGTGGAAATTTAGGGTCGTCAAGTAAATTATCAAATCCAAATGATTTGTTTTTTAATGTAAGAGAATATGGTGCCGATTTAAAATTATCTTTCCCTAGGATATTTTTCCCAATCAATACCCGAAAAGTAATAAAAAAGGATATGTTTCCAACTACATCAATTACTATGGGTATGTCTAAACAAACAAATATAGGTTTGGATAAAGAATCGTATGTGAGTAATTTTTATTATGATTGGACCACAACAAAAGGAAAAGAAAAGAAATACAGATTTGATTTGTTTAATCTTCAGTTTATTAGAAATTTAAATACGGCTAATTATTTTAATGTATATAAATACTCTTATAATGTTTTGAATAGTTATGCGCAGACTTTTGGTGCAAATAGTAATTATTTAGATAATGATGGTAATTTAACCTATCCAGGGGCAGTTAGTTTTGTGAATGATGTAGTAAATGGAGCGTATAATACAATTCCTGTTGGTAGTTCAGATTATAGAACAATAAACAGTATTGGAGAAAGAAGAAAGCGATTGATTGAAAATAATTTAATTTTTTCTTCTGCTTTTAGTTTTAATTTAAGTTCTAAGAAAGATTTTAATGATGTAGAGTTTTACAATATTAGAGCTAAAGTTGAAAGTGCAGGAAATTTTGTAGCATTAATAGCTAATCAATTGCCTGCTAAATATAATGATAATGGTAATAAAACTATGTTCGGTGTTGAATATGCACAATATTTTAAGTTTGAACTAGAATACATAAAGCATTTACATATTAGAAGAAAAAGCTCTTTAGCTTTTAGAACTTTTGGTGGAATTGCCATTCCATATGGAAATTCTAATTCAATTCCTTTTTCTAAAAGTTACTTTGCAGGAGGTAGTAATGATAATAGAGGGTGGTTGGCTTACAGTTTAGGTCCGGGAGCAAGTAATAGTTTAAATGATTTTAATGAAGCTAATTTTAAATTATCAGCTAATTTAGAATACCGATTTAATATTTTTGGAAAATTGAATGGAGCTTTATTCGCTGATGCGGGTAATATCTGGAATATATATGATAATGTAGATGATGAAAAATTAAAATTTAATGGTGTTCAATCGTTTAAAGATATTGCTTTAGGCTCTGGTTTTGGGTTTCGATATGATTTCGGTTTTTTTGTAGTCCGTACAGATTTTGGATTTAAAACATACAACCCAGCTAAAGAAATGGATCAGAGATGGTTTAAAGATGTAAGTTTAAGCGAAGGCGTATTTAATATTGGTATTAATTATCCTTTCTAGAATTAATAAAATTGTTACTTTTGTAAAACAAACAACATAAATTATGAGTCATAATATTAAACCTGGTGTGGCAACTGGAAGCCAAGTTCAAGAAATTTTTAAATATGCAAAAGAAAAAGGATTTGCTTTACCAGCAGTAAATGTAACTGGGTCAAGTACAATAAATGGTGTATTAGAAACGGCAGCAAAATTGAATGCTCCTGTAATTATTCAGTTCTCAAATGGTGGTGCTCAATTTAATGCTGGAAAAGGTTTGTCAAATGAAAATCAAAGAGCAGCTATTTTAGGAGCTATTGCGGGTGCTAAACATATTCATACTTTAGCAGAAGCTTATGGTGCTACTGTAATTTTACATACAGACCATTGTGCAAAAAATTTATTACCATGGATTGATGGTTTATTAGATGCTTCTGAAAAACATTTTGCAGAAACAGGAAAACCATTGTATTCATCACATATGATTGATTTGTCTGAAGAGCCATTACATGAAAATATTGAGTTGTGTAAAAACTATCTTGAACGTATGAGTAAAATGGATATGACGTTGGAGATAGAATTAGGAATTACGGGTGGAGAAGAAGATGGAGTAGATAATTCAGATGTTGATAGCTCAAAATTATATACACAACCTGAAGAAGTTGCTTACGCCTATGAAGAGTTAATGAAAGTAAGTCCTAGATTTACTATTGCAGCTGCGTTTGGAAATGTTCATGGAGTTTATAAACCTGGAAATGTAAAATTAACACCAGTTATTTTGAAAAACTCTCAAGAGTATGTGCAAAATAAATTTAACACAGAAGCTAATCCTGTAGATTTTGTTTTCCATGGTGGTTCAGGTTCTACGTTAGAAGAGATTAGAGAAGCGATTTCTTATGGTGTTATTAAAATGAATATCGATACAGACCTACAGTTCGCATTTACTGAAGGTGTAAGAGATTATATGGTTGATAAAATTGACTATTTAAAAACTCAGATTGGAAATCCAGAAGGAGCAGATAGTCCAAATAAAAAACATTATGACCCAAGAGTATGGGTTAGAAAAGGAGAAGTAACTTTTAATACACGTTTAGAACAAGCTTTTGCTGATTTAAACAACGTAAATACATTATAATTAACAATTGATAATTGACAATTAATAATTAAGTATTGTCAATCATCCATTATCCATTAAAATTATGGCTTGGTTTAAAAGAAAAGAAAAAGGAATTCAAACTCCAACAGACGAAAAGAAAGACGTGCCTAAGGGCTTGTGGTATAAGTCTCCAACAGGGAAAATTGTTGATTCAGAAGAATTAGAAAGAAATTTATGGGTAAGTCCAGAAGATGATTATCATGTAAGAATTGGAAGTAAAGAATATTTTCAAATATTGTTTGATGATAACGAATTTACTGAATTGGATGCTAATCTAACTTCTGTCGATTCACTGAATTTTATTGATACTAAAAAATATAGTGACCGTTTAAAAGAGGTTACTGATAAAACAAAATTAAAAGATGCTGTAAGAACAGCAGTAGGAAAGTCTAAAGGTAAAGATTTAGTAGTTTCTTGTATGGATTTTGCTTTTATTGGTGGTTCTATGGGTGCAGTAGTGGGTGAAAAAATTGCAAGAGGAATTGATTATTCTATTAAACATAATATTCCATTTGTAATGATCTCAAAATCTGGTGGTGCACGTATGATGGAAGCAGCACAATCATTGATGCAGTTAGCTAAAACATCTGCTAAATTAGCACAATTAGCAGAAGCGAAAATTCCTTATATCTCTTTATGTACTGACCCAACAACGGGAGGTACAACAGCATCTTATGCTATGTTGGGCGATATTAATATTGCTGAACCAGGAGCTCTAATCGGTTTTGCTGGACCACGTGTTGTTAAAGATACAACAGGTAAAGATTTACCAGAAGGATTCCAAACATCTGAATTTTTATTAGATCATGGATTTTTAGATTTTATTTCTCATAGAAAAGAATTAAAAAATAAAATAAATTTATATATTGATTTAATCTTAAATCAAGAAGTTAGATAAAAAAATCCCGATTTTTAAATCGGGATTTTTTTATTACTTTAGTTTGTCTTCAATTAATTTTAGTCTTTCTTCTAATTTGTTGTTTCTTATTTTTTCAGCTTCTAATTGTTTTTTAAGTGAAACAATTTCTGTTTGTTGTTCTTGAATTGCTTTTACAATTGGTACAACAAAATCACCGTATTTTAATCTGTAATGGTCGTTAGTGTTTTTTGGTTTTTCAACACCACTAAAATTAAATTGAACATCATTTGCAGCTTGTTCAACTTCTTGAGCAATAAATCCGCTTAATCTTGTCTTTTGAGCTTTTGCAATTAATTCTGAATCAAAGGGTATGTTTTTATGAAGCTCTAAAAGTTTTAAATAGTTTAATTCATAAGATACAGGTCTTAATTTTAAAATAAAATCTAATCCTTTTATATCTTCTGAAATGTTTTCTTTGTATCTTCCATCAGATAAGTTACTCCAGTTGGTATATCCACCAATACTAGTGTTTAAAAAGTTACCGATAATAACTTCATTGTCGTTAAAAACAGTTGCGTTATATCCTAATCCAACAGA is a window of Flavobacterium indicum GPTSA100-9 = DSM 17447 DNA encoding:
- the porT gene encoding type IX secretion/gliding motility protein PorT/SprT — translated: MKFNYLLLLLICTQTSFAQFGLFGKNPLINQENFDKQRVHWGYFLGFNSYDFKFDYLTVGKDIEVKSNTGFSVGLVGNLRINDYFDVRFEPGFYATQRNLTYPNIEDSVDRLREVKASNLHFPLLLKYSALRTGNIKPYIVGGFSRTLNLGSNANAQDDNYTNRFRVKKWTTNYEVGFGIDLYLEYFKFSPSIRGVFGMGDELIRDNNPNSPWTGNIQSMKTRAVFINFTFH
- a CDS encoding TrmH family RNA methyltransferase translates to MVSKNQIKLITSLQQKKYRKIHQLFIAEGRKVISELIHADFELVSLFVTQEGIFENKWPSTLISESELKKISALTTPNDCLAVFKIKEIKFSSEDQLILALDTIRDPGNMGTIIRLCDWFGIQKIVCSPETVDIYNPKVVQATMGSLARVEVIYKQLEDFLSSSKIPVFGTFMEGDSIYNLELPSHGIIVMGNEANGISKSVEKLITQKISIPRFGNLQVTESLNVATATAIILSEFKKRLY
- the tamL gene encoding translocation and assembly module lipoprotein TamL, which translates into the protein MRLKYQSSKIVLFFLISLFFYSCSEVRKMHKNQYLLHQNKIIVNDKESNLEELEIQLYQKPNSKLLGYKLRLQLYNLSRKNSDSTYRVWLEKKPNRMERMKKIYSKKQVDRLGKSFLVSGYSEFLKKVGEAPVVMDTAKITRSKKRLNLYFYNRGFYDAKVEAKIDTLSKRKTKVSYFVKTGDVYVIDSVFRKIQTPVVDSMYQAISGSSLVEKGKPFTAQMEDDEKNRITKEFRDNGLYYFEKTNINYDADSIGKEKKLNLIVRIDNKKIKQGDSLISKPFKIYKIGRVNIFTDRQTNDKTSVIDSTTYKNLHIYSSGKLKYRPKTLADAIFIEEGEVFSDKNKVLTGKALSNFKVFYFPRIQYVENNNDSNTLTANIILSPLKRRQFVIKADVTTSNIQDFGISGYMGVTFRNVFKGAEILDFSMRGNLGSSSKLSNPNDLFFNVREYGADLKLSFPRIFFPINTRKVIKKDMFPTTSITMGMSKQTNIGLDKESYVSNFYYDWTTTKGKEKKYRFDLFNLQFIRNLNTANYFNVYKYSYNVLNSYAQTFGANSNYLDNDGNLTYPGAVSFVNDVVNGAYNTIPVGSSDYRTINSIGERRKRLIENNLIFSSAFSFNLSSKKDFNDVEFYNIRAKVESAGNFVALIANQLPAKYNDNGNKTMFGVEYAQYFKFELEYIKHLHIRRKSSLAFRTFGGIAIPYGNSNSIPFSKSYFAGGSNDNRGWLAYSLGPGASNSLNDFNEANFKLSANLEYRFNIFGKLNGALFADAGNIWNIYDNVDDEKLKFNGVQSFKDIALGSGFGFRYDFGFFVVRTDFGFKTYNPAKEMDQRWFKDVSLSEGVFNIGINYPF
- the fbaA gene encoding class II fructose-bisphosphate aldolase — its product is MSHNIKPGVATGSQVQEIFKYAKEKGFALPAVNVTGSSTINGVLETAAKLNAPVIIQFSNGGAQFNAGKGLSNENQRAAILGAIAGAKHIHTLAEAYGATVILHTDHCAKNLLPWIDGLLDASEKHFAETGKPLYSSHMIDLSEEPLHENIELCKNYLERMSKMDMTLEIELGITGGEEDGVDNSDVDSSKLYTQPEEVAYAYEELMKVSPRFTIAAAFGNVHGVYKPGNVKLTPVILKNSQEYVQNKFNTEANPVDFVFHGGSGSTLEEIREAISYGVIKMNIDTDLQFAFTEGVRDYMVDKIDYLKTQIGNPEGADSPNKKHYDPRVWVRKGEVTFNTRLEQAFADLNNVNTL
- the accD gene encoding acetyl-CoA carboxylase, carboxyltransferase subunit beta gives rise to the protein MAWFKRKEKGIQTPTDEKKDVPKGLWYKSPTGKIVDSEELERNLWVSPEDDYHVRIGSKEYFQILFDDNEFTELDANLTSVDSLNFIDTKKYSDRLKEVTDKTKLKDAVRTAVGKSKGKDLVVSCMDFAFIGGSMGAVVGEKIARGIDYSIKHNIPFVMISKSGGARMMEAAQSLMQLAKTSAKLAQLAEAKIPYISLCTDPTTGGTTASYAMLGDINIAEPGALIGFAGPRVVKDTTGKDLPEGFQTSEFLLDHGFLDFISHRKELKNKINLYIDLILNQEVR